Within the Micromonospora citrea genome, the region ACCGCCCTCGTGCGGCGCGGAGCCGGTGACCCGGAACGGGAAGGGCACGTGCACGAATGGATTGCCGTGCCGGACCAGGGCGTCGATCTGCCGCTCGTTGAGCCCGTGCCGCTCCAGCACCCGCCGCCCCCAGCGGTGCAGCCGGCAGGGGTACGTCGCGCCGTCGTTGCGGCACAGCGGACCGGCCGGCCACTCCTCGGCGGCGTGCACCACCACCGCCCGGACCGCGAGCCGGACGTCCTCGGGGGTCAGCGGCGCCGGCACCGGCACCTCGCCCAGGATCTGGTCGATGGGATCCGTCGACTGCTCACCAACTCGCACGGCAGGCCTCCCGCGGCTCCGGCAGCGATGCGGCTGACGCGCCGCACCGCATCCTCGGCAACTGGTACGGCCCGCGCGGCCGAACGGTTCGATCCGCCGCGATCCGGGCGGGCCCGGAGCCGGAACAGGCCGCGCGACTCAGACCAGGCCGGCGTCGTGCACCAGCAGGGCGACCTGGACGCGGTTGTTCAGGTCGAGCTTGACCAGCAGCCGCGACACGTACGCCTTGACCGTCGCGACGCTCATGAACAGCTCGCCGGCTATCTCGGCGTTGGTCCGGCCCCGCCCCAGGGCGACGGCGACCTCGCGCTCGCGCTCGCTGAGCCCGTCAAGTTGCCGCAGCGCCCGCGCCCGGCGCGGGTCGGGGCCGCCCGCCGCGCCCGGGGCCGTCACGTGCTCGATCAGCCGGCGGGTCACCGCCGGGGAGAGGGTGGCCTCGCCGGCCGCCACGCGGCGCACCGCCCGCACGATCTCGGCCGGCGGGGTGTCCTTCAGCAGGAAGCCGCCGGCACCCGCCCGCAGCGCCCGGAGCACCTGCTCGTCGGCGTCGAAGGTGGTCAGCACCAGCACCTCCGGCGGGTCGGCCGCCGCCCGCAGCGCCTCGGTGGCGGCGAGCCCGTCCATCCGGGGCATCCGGATGTCCATCAGCACCACGTCCGGCGCGCACGCGGCGACGGCGGCGGGGACCTCGCTGCCGTCGGCGGCCTCGCCGACCAGGAGCAGGTCCGGCACGCCGCCGAGGATCATCGACAGGCCGGCCCGGACGAGCGCGTCGTCGTCGACGATCAGCACCCGCACCGGCCCCTCGGGAGCGGGCGCCGGCCCGACCGCCGCCGGGCCTGGCGCCGCCGGACCGACTGTTTCCGGGCCGACTGTTTCCGGGCCGGCCGCAACCGGATCGACCGCCGCCGGGCCGGCCGCTTCCGGGCCGGTCACGCCGGCCACGGCAGCCACGCGGCGAGCCGGAAGTCGCCGGAGTCGTCCCGCCCGTACTCCAACCGGCCGCCGGCCAGGCTGACCCGCTCGGCGATGCCGACCAGGCCCGTGCCGGCGCCGGGGATCTCCGCGTCGACCACGCCGCCGACCGGCCACCGGTTGCGGATCTCCACGGTAAGCCCGTCGCCCGGACTGCCGGCCACGTCGACGGCGACCGCGGCCCCGGCGGCGTGCTTGCGGGCGTTGGTCAGCCCCTCCTGCACGATCCGGTAGACGCTGCGCCCCACCGCCGCGGGCACCCGCTCCGCCGCGGTGACCACGTCGCGGACGCCCACCCGGACCCCGGCCGCCCGGGACTCCTCGATGAGCGCGGGCAGGTCGCCCAGGGTGGGCTGCGGGCGTTCCGGGGCCTGTTCGGCGGCCGTCTCCGCGCGGAGCACCCCGATCACCTCCCGCAGGTCCTGCAACGCGGCGTGCGCGCTGCCCCGGATCACCCCGGCCGCCTTCGCGATCTCCTCCGGTGGCGCGTCCGGCCGGAACTCCAGCGCGCCCGCGTGCAGGCTGAGCAGCGAGATGCGGTGCGCCAGCACGTCGTGCATCTCCCGGGCGATGCGGGTGCGCTCCAGGTGCCGGGCCTGGGTGACCCGCAACTGCTGCTCCGCCTCGGCCCGCTCGGCGCGCTCCCGCAGCGACACGACCAACTGCCGCCGCGACCGGACGAACATCCCCCACGCCAGCACGGAGAGGCTGAGCACCACCCCCCACGCGGTCGTCTCCCAGTACGACAGGTGGGGATCCGGGCGCAGGTGGCTGAAGGCGAAGTTGGTGGATAGCCCGGCGGCCGTCACGCCCAGCGCGACGGCCGTGCGGCGGTGCACCACGACGGTGAAGTGGATGATCAACAACGGGATCGCCGACGCCATCGAGAACGCGGTCAGCGGCAGGGTCGCGACGGCGAGCCCGAGCGGCCACCGGCGCCGCACCCAGAGCAGCGCGCAGCAGACGAGCCCGAGCAGGGCGTCCGCCAGGATCATCCAGCGCTGCGGCAGCGGGGTGGAGAACTCCGGGTCGGGCGTGGCCGCGTCACCCGTGGCGAGCAGGACCCAGCCGAGGGCGATCAGGAAACAGAGGCCGTCGACGAGCCAGTCGCGCGCGGTCCGCCGGGCCCGCTCGGTCGCATCGGCGAGGACCCCCGGCAGCAGCCAGGGATGATCGGGTACGGCGGCGCTGGTCACGCCGCCATGCTAGGCAGCCGCCCGGGACCCCGGCCAGCTACCAAAGTCGACACCTCCACGTCGACCAAGGTCGCCGCCGGTCGCGACCGTCGGCCGCTGCGGGCGACCGGTCGGCACCGGCAACCTGACCGGCATGATCGACGTGGCACACCTCACCAAACGGTACGGACGGCACACCGCCGTCGACGACGTGTCGTTCCGCTGCGAGCCGGGCACCGTCACCGGCTTCCTGGGGCCCAACGGCGCAGGCAAGTCCACCACCATGCGGATGATCTGCGGCCTCACCCCGCCCAGCGGCGGCGCGGCCACCGTCGGCGGCCGGCCCTATCGGGAGCTGCCCAACCCGGGCCGGGAGGTCGGCGTGCTGCTGGACGCCTCGGCGCAGCACGCCGGGCGCACCGGCCGGGAGGCGCTGGCCGTCGCCGCCGCGACGATGGGCGTGGAGCACCGGCGGGTGGCCGCCACGCTCGACCTGGTCGGGCTGAACGCGGTCGCGGCGAAGCGCCGGGTCCGGGCGTACTCGTTGGGGATGCGGCAGCGGCTCGGTCTGGCGCACGCGCTGCTGGGCGACCCGCGCGTGCTGATCCTCGACGAGCCGGCCAACGGCCTGGACCCGGAGGGAATCTTCTGGATGCGCGGCCTGCTGCGCGACTTCGCCGACCGGGGCGGCACCGTGCTGCTCTCCTCCCACCTGCTGCGCGAGGTGGAGGCGGTCGCGGACCGGCTGGTGGTCATCGGGGGCGGCCGGATCGTGGCCCAGGGCGACAAGGACGAGCTGCTGGCCGGCGGCGGCACCCTGGTCCGGGCGCGGGACGCGGCGGCCCTGCGCGGCGCGCTGCACCGGGCCGGGCTGCCGGTCACCGAGGGCACCGACGGGCTGCTGGTCCGCGCCGACGCCGAGGCGGTCGGGCAGGCCGCCGCCGACGCCGGCGTCGCCCTCACCGAGCTGCGCCCGGCCGGCAGCGGCGGCCTGGAGCAGCTCTTCCTCACCCTGACCGCCGGCGCGTCGACCCGGGAGGCCGTCCGATGACCACCACCACCGTCAACTCGTCCACCGCCCTGCCGCACCGCCGTCCCGAGGTACGCCGGCCGTCGCTGCCGCGGCTGACCGGCGTCGAGCTGCGCAAGCTCGTCGACACCCGGGCCGGGCTGTGGCTGCTGATCACCATCGGGCTGCTCGCCGCCGCCCTCGTGGTCGTCCAGTTGATCTGGGCGCCCGACGCCGACCAGACCTTCGCCAACCTCTTCGTCCCGACGCTGCTGCCGGTCGGGGTGCTGCTGCCGGTGCTCGGCATCCTGTCCATCACCGGCGAGTGGTCGCAGCGCAGCGCGCTCACCACGTTCGCCCTGGTGCCCCGTCGGGCGCGGGTGATCCTCGCCAAGCTGGTCGCGACGGTGCTGACCGCCCTGGCCTCGGTGCTGGTCAGTCTCGCCCTGGCCGCCGCCGGCACGGTGGTCGCCGGTGCGACCGGCGGCGCGGGCACCTGGCGGTTCGAGGGGACGCTGCTGCTGCACGCGGCCGTGTTCCAGGTGGCCAACGTGCTGATGGGCGCCGGCTTCGGCCTGCTGCTGCTCAACACGCCGCTGGCCATCGTCGGCTACCTGCTGCTGCCGACCCTCTGGTCGGTCCTCGGCGGAATCATCCGGCCGCTGGAGGGGCCGGCGGGCTGGCTGGACACGGGCCGCACGATGGAACCGCTGTTCACCCCGGACGTCACCGCCGGGCAGTGGGGACGGCTCGCGGTGTCGCTGCTGGTCTGGCTGGTCGTTCCGCTGGTCGCCGGCCTGGTCCGTACCCTGCGCCGCGAGGTGTCGTGACGGTGGACGGCTACGGCGCTCCCACCGTCGTCGACGGCGGCGCCGCCGAACTGGCGCTGCTCTGGGGCGGCTTCCCGGTGCTCGGCGCGGGCGCCGGGTGGCTGCTCGCCGCGGGCGCCGGGTGGCTCGCCGGGCTGCCCTGGGCCCCGGCGCAGGACCTGCTCGAACTGGTCGCCGGCCTGCCCGATCCGCAGGCCACCATCGGCGGGATGGCGGTCGGCGCGCTGGGCGGCCTGGTGGTCGCCGCCATCGGTACCGCCGAGCGGCTCGCCGTCACCGTCGGCGCGGAGCGGGTGGGGCTGCGCCGCGACGGCAGCCGCCGGGAGGTCGCGCGGCGGCAGGTGCGCGCGGTGTTCCTCGACGGCAGGGACCTGGTGCTGCTCGGCCCGGACGACGACGAGCTGGCCCGGGAGAGGTCGGACCTGGCCGCCGACCGGCTGCGGGCGGCCTTCCGCGCGCACGGCTGGCCGTGGGTGGAGGACGACCCGCACCGGGACGCGTACCGGCGGTGGGTGCCGGGGCTGCCCGGCCTGCCGGCCGGCGCGGACGCGCTGCTGCGGGCCCGTCAGAAGGCGCTCGACGACGACAGGGGCGGCGAGGCGCGGGAGCTGCGCGGCGAGCTGGCCCGCTGCGGGGTGGTGGTCCGCGACGAGCGCAGGCGGCAGTACTGGCGGCTGAGCCGCTCCGCCGTCGTCGGGGATCCGCCGGATCCGGAGCGCGGATCCGCGAGCGGGTGAGCGTGCCGAGCCCCGGGATCGACCCGCCTCCGACCGGCTCACCGTCCACACGGACCAGGCCCCACGCTTGGCTACCCCGACCTCTACGACCCCACCGCGCCCGGCACCGACGGCGATGAGGACGACGACTTCGAACCCCTCTACCTCCACGACCGAAACACCGTCGGCTGACCGGTTCCTGCCGGTCTTGGGCCAGTGCAACCGCAGGATTGGCCTACTGCCTGGTCAGCCGATCGACCTGCATACCGCAGGGCCCGGAGGCAGATGCAAAGGCTCCGGTCACAGTGCAGCGACTTCGACGACGGGGCGGGGTAATCGTCCTGGCCTGGAGTCTGGTCGGCTACGGCCTGGCCAAACCGCTACGCGGCTGCGCCCGACGATCCACGACGCGACCGCACCGCACGACGCCCACCCGTACTTCCCGCAGCACCCGCTGACCCGGGTGCGGCTGCTGACGGACCAGCTCGCCCGGCAGGTCACGCTGCACCCCGGCTACGCCGCGCTGCCGCCGTTCCACCCGGCCCCGCCGCAGGGCGGGCAGCCGCCGCACCACCCGGCGCCGCCCCAGGGCGGACACCCACCGGTCGCGCGCGGGACGGCGTCGGTGCGCTGACCACCCGGCGACCACCACGGCGGTGACCGGTCGGCGGCGGCGCGGGGTCTGCCGCCGCCGGCCACGGACGTGGCCGAGCGCCCGTCCCCTTCCTCGGGGGCGGGCGCTCGCCCGTTGCGGTGCGCACCCCCGCGCCGCTGTCCTCGTTGGAGATTTACCGGCATCGTTCGTGGGTACCGCACGGGCGCGCGGGCGACCGCCCGGCGGGATCGAAAGGGGGACGACGATGACCTCCGCAGGAAGCGCTGCGGGCGGCGGCGGCACGGGGATCTTCCGCCGCAAGCCGGTCGAGGAGATCGCCGACGAGTCCGGTGAGGGGCTGGCCCGTTCCCTCGGGCTCTGGCAGCTCACCGCCATCGGCGTGGGCGGCATCATCGGCGCGGGCATCTTCGCCCTGGCCGGCGCGGTGGCGAGCGAGACCGCCGGCCCGGCCGTGCTGATCTCGTTCCTGATCGCCGGGCTCGCCAGCGCGGCGGCCGCCCTGTCGTACGCCGAGTTCGCCGGCATGATCCCGAAGGCCGGCTCGGCCTACACCTACGGGTACGCGGTGCTCGGCGAGGCGGTGGGCTGGTTCATCGGCTGGGACCTGCTGCTGGAGTACACGGCGATCGTGGCCGTGGTGGCGATCGGCATCTCCGGCTACTTCTCGTTCCTCGTCACCGAACTGGGGACGGAGCTGCCCGCCTGGATGCTGGGCGCCCCGGGCACCGGCGAGGGGCACGTGGTGGACCTCTTCGCGGTGGTCCTCTGCCTGTTCATCGCGTTCCTGCTGAATCTCGGCATCAGGTCCGCCGCCCGGTTCGAGACGTTCGTCGTCGGGTTGAAGGTCGCCGTGGTGCTGCTGGTCATCGTGGTCGGGTTCTTCCACGTGAGCACCGCAAACTACTCGCCGTTCTTCCCGTTCGGGGTGAGCGGGGCGTTCACCGGCGCGGCGACCGTCTTCTTCGCGGTGTTCGGCTACGACGCGATGAGCACCGCCGCCGAGGAGTCCAGGGACGCCCGCCGGCACATGCCCAAGGCGATCATCTACTCGCTGGCCGTCTCGATGGTCCTCTACGTGCTGGCGACCCTGGTGCTGACCGGCATGCAGAACTACCGGGACATCGACCCGGAGAGCGGCTTCTCGTCCGCGTTCGCCTCCGTCGGCCTCTCCGGGCTGGCCAGCGTCATCGCCGTCGGCGCGATCATCGGCATCCTGACCGTGATGTTCACCTTCATGCTCGGCGTGACCCGGGTGTGGTTCTCGATGAGCCGGGACGGCCTGCTGCCGAGCTGGTTCGCCAAGCTGCACCCGGTACGGCGGGTGCCGAGCCGGGTCACCTGGATCGTCGGCGTCGGCTCGGCCCTGATCGCCGGATTCCTGCCGATCCGCGAGGCCGCCGAGCTGACCAACATCGGCATCCTGCTCGCCTTCGTGGTGGTCTGCGTCGCGGTGATCGTGCTGCGGTACCGCCGCCCCGACGCGCCGCGCACGTTCCGGCTGCCCGGCATGCCGGTGGTGCCGGCGGTCGGCGCCCTCTTCTCCCTCTGGCTGATCACCTTCCTGGCCCCGGAGACGTGGCTGCGCTTCGCGGTCTGGTTCGTGCTCGGCGCGCTGATCTACGCCGGCTACGGCTACCGCCGGTCGAAGCTGGCCCGCCGGGGCTGAGGCCGGGTCACTGAGGCCGGGTCACCGAGGCCGGCGGGCCCACGCCGGAGCCGACGTCCAGAACCGTCGCGCCCTCGGGGATCCGCTCGCGATCCGTCGAGGGCGCGGGTGGGTCAGTTGGCCGCGATGAGCAGGCCGGCCAGGAGCGCGACGCCCGTCGAGACCGCCGTCGAGGCCAGCCGCCGCCAGCGTGGCGCGCCGGCGAGCGGCGGCAGGCCCCGCCAGCGGTACGCGGCCAGCGCGATCCCGGCGGCCGACAGGCCGACGCCGAGGGGCCAGATCCAGGCGGGGACCACCGACCAGTTGCCGAGCCGGTGGCCGAGGCCGAGGTAGAGCGCGGCCCAGGCTACGGCGGGCGCCAGGGTGAGCCGGTCCGGTGCCCGGCGGGCGGCGGCGAGCAGGCTCCACCCGCCGACGAAGGTGAAGAACACCGCGAGTCCGGCGTTGATCCAGACCG harbors:
- a CDS encoding sensor histidine kinase is translated as MTSAAVPDHPWLLPGVLADATERARRTARDWLVDGLCFLIALGWVLLATGDAATPDPEFSTPLPQRWMILADALLGLVCCALLWVRRRWPLGLAVATLPLTAFSMASAIPLLIIHFTVVVHRRTAVALGVTAAGLSTNFAFSHLRPDPHLSYWETTAWGVVLSLSVLAWGMFVRSRRQLVVSLRERAERAEAEQQLRVTQARHLERTRIAREMHDVLAHRISLLSLHAGALEFRPDAPPEEIAKAAGVIRGSAHAALQDLREVIGVLRAETAAEQAPERPQPTLGDLPALIEESRAAGVRVGVRDVVTAAERVPAAVGRSVYRIVQEGLTNARKHAAGAAVAVDVAGSPGDGLTVEIRNRWPVGGVVDAEIPGAGTGLVGIAERVSLAGGRLEYGRDDSGDFRLAAWLPWPA
- a CDS encoding amino acid permease; the protein is MTSAGSAAGGGGTGIFRRKPVEEIADESGEGLARSLGLWQLTAIGVGGIIGAGIFALAGAVASETAGPAVLISFLIAGLASAAAALSYAEFAGMIPKAGSAYTYGYAVLGEAVGWFIGWDLLLEYTAIVAVVAIGISGYFSFLVTELGTELPAWMLGAPGTGEGHVVDLFAVVLCLFIAFLLNLGIRSAARFETFVVGLKVAVVLLVIVVGFFHVSTANYSPFFPFGVSGAFTGAATVFFAVFGYDAMSTAAEESRDARRHMPKAIIYSLAVSMVLYVLATLVLTGMQNYRDIDPESGFSSAFASVGLSGLASVIAVGAIIGILTVMFTFMLGVTRVWFSMSRDGLLPSWFAKLHPVRRVPSRVTWIVGVGSALIAGFLPIREAAELTNIGILLAFVVVCVAVIVLRYRRPDAPRTFRLPGMPVVPAVGALFSLWLITFLAPETWLRFAVWFVLGALIYAGYGYRRSKLARRG
- a CDS encoding response regulator transcription factor yields the protein MILGGVPDLLLVGEAADGSEVPAAVAACAPDVVLMDIRMPRMDGLAATEALRAAADPPEVLVLTTFDADEQVLRALRAGAGGFLLKDTPPAEIVRAVRRVAAGEATLSPAVTRRLIEHVTAPGAAGGPDPRRARALRQLDGLSEREREVAVALGRGRTNAEIAGELFMSVATVKAYVSRLLVKLDLNNRVQVALLVHDAGLV
- a CDS encoding ABC transporter ATP-binding protein codes for the protein MIDVAHLTKRYGRHTAVDDVSFRCEPGTVTGFLGPNGAGKSTTMRMICGLTPPSGGAATVGGRPYRELPNPGREVGVLLDASAQHAGRTGREALAVAAATMGVEHRRVAATLDLVGLNAVAAKRRVRAYSLGMRQRLGLAHALLGDPRVLILDEPANGLDPEGIFWMRGLLRDFADRGGTVLLSSHLLREVEAVADRLVVIGGGRIVAQGDKDELLAGGGTLVRARDAAALRGALHRAGLPVTEGTDGLLVRADAEAVGQAAADAGVALTELRPAGSGGLEQLFLTLTAGASTREAVR
- a CDS encoding YqeB family protein, translated to MDGYGAPTVVDGGAAELALLWGGFPVLGAGAGWLLAAGAGWLAGLPWAPAQDLLELVAGLPDPQATIGGMAVGALGGLVVAAIGTAERLAVTVGAERVGLRRDGSRREVARRQVRAVFLDGRDLVLLGPDDDELARERSDLAADRLRAAFRAHGWPWVEDDPHRDAYRRWVPGLPGLPAGADALLRARQKALDDDRGGEARELRGELARCGVVVRDERRRQYWRLSRSAVVGDPPDPERGSASG
- a CDS encoding ABC transporter permease, yielding MTTTTVNSSTALPHRRPEVRRPSLPRLTGVELRKLVDTRAGLWLLITIGLLAAALVVVQLIWAPDADQTFANLFVPTLLPVGVLLPVLGILSITGEWSQRSALTTFALVPRRARVILAKLVATVLTALASVLVSLALAAAGTVVAGATGGAGTWRFEGTLLLHAAVFQVANVLMGAGFGLLLLNTPLAIVGYLLLPTLWSVLGGIIRPLEGPAGWLDTGRTMEPLFTPDVTAGQWGRLAVSLLVWLVVPLVAGLVRTLRREVS